The Halomonas sp. KG2 genome contains a region encoding:
- a CDS encoding GlxA family transcriptional regulator, which yields MSSSTLMSSASERRRVAFVLLPGFSLLAHASAIEPLQMANQLSGQMLYHTVTLSLTDEPVRSGAQLSLLAQHVLGAPLGPLDMLLVCAPTPLPYALPAKLNEWLRSHQGRGVAIGGLAGGTEVLARCGLLEGYRATLPWQRFDAFAQAYPQVTLSQQLFEIDRDRITCAGGTAAMDMMLTLIGKHHGQRLAEQVSEQFVCDRIRLADERQHVPLRNRLGHAPQSLVDAVTLMEANIEEPLSTLELAEHLGISRRQLERLFKKYLQAVPSRYYLDLRLQDARKQLRESDRPVGDIALMTGFSSGAHFSTAYRNHFGITPREERLG from the coding sequence ATGTCCTCAAGTACGTTGATGTCATCCGCCAGTGAACGTCGGCGGGTGGCCTTTGTGTTGCTGCCTGGTTTTTCGCTGTTGGCCCATGCGAGCGCTATCGAGCCGCTGCAGATGGCCAATCAGCTAAGCGGGCAGATGCTTTACCACACCGTTACGTTAAGCTTAACCGATGAGCCTGTGCGCAGTGGCGCACAACTTTCCTTACTCGCTCAACATGTCTTAGGCGCGCCGCTCGGTCCGCTTGATATGCTGTTGGTATGTGCCCCTACACCACTACCCTATGCACTGCCCGCCAAGCTAAATGAGTGGCTGCGCAGTCATCAGGGCAGAGGTGTGGCTATTGGTGGCCTTGCGGGAGGCACAGAAGTGCTTGCCCGCTGCGGGCTATTAGAAGGCTACCGCGCCACATTGCCCTGGCAGCGCTTCGATGCGTTTGCACAGGCTTATCCTCAGGTCACGCTTTCTCAGCAACTGTTTGAAATTGACCGCGATCGGATAACCTGTGCCGGTGGCACTGCGGCAATGGATATGATGTTAACGCTGATTGGTAAGCATCACGGCCAGCGCCTTGCCGAGCAGGTTTCAGAGCAGTTCGTTTGTGATCGCATTCGCTTAGCCGATGAACGCCAGCATGTGCCACTGCGTAATCGCCTTGGCCATGCGCCACAAAGCCTAGTGGATGCTGTCACGTTGATGGAAGCTAATATTGAAGAGCCGCTTTCTACGTTAGAGCTGGCCGAGCATTTGGGTATTTCTCGACGCCAGTTAGAGCGACTGTTCAAAAAGTATCTGCAGGCAGTACCTAGCCGATATTACCTGGATTTGCGCCTACAAGATGCGCGTAAACAATTAAGAGAGAGTGATCGGCCGGTAGGTGATATCGCACTGATGACCGGATTCTCTTCTGGTGCGCACTTCTCTACCGCCTATCGTAATCACTTTGGCATTACACCGCGGGAAGAACGGCTTGGATAA
- a CDS encoding YebC/PmpR family DNA-binding transcriptional regulator, giving the protein MGRAFQNRKESMAKTAAAKTKVYSKYGREIYVCAKAGGTDPNGNLALRGLMERAKKDQVPSHVIDKALDKASGAGGEDFSPARYEGFGPGNVMVIVDCLTDNPNRTFGDVRGCFTKTKSKIGTPGSVSHMFDHCAIFSFAGSDEEAVLEALMEADVDVTDIEQEEERITVFAPHTDYAKAKQALLDAFGEIDFEVDEIQFLPQTPTPIDGDDVVMFEKLLGMLEELDDVQNVFHSAELPEATD; this is encoded by the coding sequence ATGGGTAGGGCGTTTCAAAACCGTAAGGAATCCATGGCCAAAACGGCCGCAGCGAAAACCAAGGTTTACAGCAAGTATGGACGTGAAATTTACGTCTGCGCTAAAGCAGGCGGCACAGATCCAAACGGTAACCTTGCGCTACGCGGTTTAATGGAGCGTGCTAAGAAAGATCAGGTACCGTCTCACGTTATCGATAAAGCCTTGGATAAAGCGAGCGGCGCAGGCGGCGAAGACTTTTCACCAGCGCGCTATGAAGGCTTTGGTCCCGGTAACGTGATGGTGATCGTCGACTGTTTGACCGACAATCCCAACCGCACCTTTGGTGATGTGCGCGGCTGCTTTACCAAAACGAAAAGCAAAATTGGCACTCCCGGTAGCGTTAGTCACATGTTTGATCACTGCGCGATTTTTTCGTTTGCGGGCAGTGATGAAGAAGCTGTGCTTGAAGCACTCATGGAAGCCGATGTCGACGTTACCGATATTGAGCAGGAAGAGGAACGTATCACGGTGTTTGCGCCGCATACCGATTACGCTAAAGCCAAACAAGCGCTGTTGGATGCTTTCGGTGAGATTGATTTCGAAGTAGACGAAATCCAATTCTTACCACAAACCCCCACGCCCATCGACGGCGATGACGTGGTGATGTTTGAGAAACTGCTGGGCATGCTCGAAGAGCTGGACGATGTTCAGAATGTTTTCCACAGTGCCGAACTACCGGAAGCAACTGATTAA
- a CDS encoding AbrB family transcriptional regulator — MSLAVGAVGGVVFHLAGLPLAWMLGPLIANLLVSAKGINVGVPEPLRNVFLAVMGLVLGSQVTPQLAHRVLDWPISAALLLAGVAASTAVAAAWYRRCGFDPVSAWFGASPGAMTAMIMLGDQCGGDPQRIAIAQSLRIILVILFLPPLFWAFEGGAGDIGPAQATLEHGWMLLTIPFLLPVGRWLRIPSSALLAPLIMAALLSGFGLASLTLPGWGMNLMLWVLGSAIGSRFQGMTRRLLGRYLWQSGVATLLALMVLALFAELIHQLLGVRRDVALLALAPGGIGEMAILAVALNIDPVFVAFHHLLRMVTLMIVAPFWARWLLRRQSS; from the coding sequence ATGTCGCTTGCCGTAGGCGCCGTGGGCGGTGTCGTTTTTCACCTCGCTGGTTTACCGCTTGCCTGGATGCTAGGCCCGCTAATCGCCAACCTGCTGGTATCGGCAAAAGGAATTAACGTTGGCGTACCGGAGCCGCTGCGCAACGTGTTTTTAGCAGTTATGGGATTGGTGCTGGGCAGCCAAGTAACGCCTCAACTTGCCCATCGTGTGCTGGACTGGCCAATCTCGGCAGCACTCTTGCTGGCAGGTGTTGCGGCATCCACCGCTGTTGCTGCGGCGTGGTATCGTCGCTGTGGCTTCGACCCGGTCAGTGCTTGGTTTGGTGCATCGCCAGGGGCCATGACGGCAATGATCATGCTCGGCGATCAATGTGGCGGTGACCCGCAACGCATCGCCATTGCCCAGTCGTTACGTATTATCCTCGTCATCCTGTTTCTGCCTCCCCTGTTTTGGGCATTTGAAGGCGGTGCTGGTGACATTGGGCCAGCCCAGGCTACCCTTGAGCACGGCTGGATGCTGCTCACTATTCCTTTCTTATTACCCGTGGGGCGGTGGCTGCGCATTCCAAGTTCGGCGTTACTTGCGCCGCTTATTATGGCGGCCTTGCTATCTGGGTTTGGGCTGGCAAGCCTTACGTTGCCTGGTTGGGGAATGAACCTCATGTTGTGGGTGCTAGGCAGCGCGATTGGCTCGCGTTTTCAAGGCATGACACGACGCCTGCTCGGGCGTTATTTATGGCAGTCAGGGGTGGCGACGCTGCTTGCACTGATGGTGTTAGCACTGTTTGCTGAACTGATCCATCAGCTGTTGGGCGTGCGCCGTGACGTAGCCCTATTAGCGCTGGCTCCCGGTGGCATCGGTGAAATGGCTATTCTTGCTGTCGCGCTTAATATCGACCCCGTGTTTGTAGCATTTCACCACTTACTGCGTATGGTCACACTGATGATCGTGGCGCCTTTTTGGGCTCGTTGGCTATTGCGTCGCCAATCTTCTTAA
- a CDS encoding trans-2-enoyl-CoA reductase family protein, producing the protein MIIKPKVRGFICTTTHPKGCEQNVLEQIEATRARGLDRSQGPKKVLVIGASSGYGLAARITAAFGYGADTLGVFFEKPSSEKKTGTAGWYNSAAFDKFAKQEGLYSKSINGDAFSNEAREKAIELIKQDMGEVDLVVYSLASPVRKLPDTGEVKRSSLKPIGETYRATAIDTNKDAIIEAEVEPATQQEIDDTITVMGGEDWELWMSALDDAGVLAKGARSVAFSYIGTEITWPIYWHGALGKAKEDLDRAATAIDAKLKETGGGANVAVLKSVVTQASAAIPVMPLYIAMVYRIMKEQGLHEGTIDQLNRLFGERLYSGQHDDMATDDQGRLRLDDWELRDDVQKACQDLWPAVTTENLFEITDYAGYKHEFLKLFGFERDDVDYDADVNPDVHFDVVTL; encoded by the coding sequence GTGATCATTAAACCAAAAGTGCGTGGCTTTATCTGCACCACCACTCACCCTAAAGGCTGCGAGCAAAACGTTCTGGAACAGATCGAAGCGACCCGTGCGCGTGGTTTAGATAGAAGCCAAGGCCCAAAAAAGGTATTGGTGATTGGTGCTTCTAGCGGCTACGGCTTGGCAGCGCGTATCACGGCTGCCTTTGGTTATGGCGCTGATACCCTAGGTGTTTTCTTTGAAAAGCCTAGTAGTGAGAAAAAAACCGGCACTGCTGGCTGGTACAACAGTGCCGCATTTGACAAATTTGCCAAGCAAGAAGGCCTGTACAGTAAATCAATCAATGGTGATGCGTTCTCTAACGAAGCGCGTGAAAAAGCTATCGAGTTGATCAAGCAGGACATGGGTGAAGTTGATCTGGTGGTCTACTCCCTAGCTTCACCAGTGCGCAAGTTGCCAGATACTGGGGAAGTAAAGCGCTCGAGCCTGAAGCCGATTGGCGAAACGTATCGCGCTACCGCGATTGATACGAATAAAGACGCCATCATTGAGGCAGAAGTCGAGCCTGCCACTCAGCAAGAGATCGACGATACCATCACAGTAATGGGCGGTGAGGACTGGGAGCTATGGATGAGCGCCCTGGACGACGCGGGTGTGCTGGCGAAAGGCGCGCGTAGCGTAGCGTTTAGCTATATCGGTACTGAAATTACCTGGCCGATTTACTGGCACGGTGCGTTGGGTAAAGCGAAAGAAGATCTTGATCGCGCCGCGACTGCGATTGATGCCAAGCTGAAAGAGACAGGCGGCGGTGCCAATGTTGCCGTACTTAAGTCGGTCGTTACCCAGGCGAGTGCCGCGATTCCAGTCATGCCGCTGTATATCGCCATGGTCTACCGCATCATGAAAGAGCAGGGCTTGCATGAAGGTACGATTGACCAATTAAACCGTTTGTTTGGTGAGCGTCTTTACTCTGGTCAGCATGACGATATGGCTACTGACGACCAAGGCCGCCTACGTCTTGATGACTGGGAGCTGCGTGACGACGTACAAAAAGCCTGCCAGGACCTATGGCCAGCCGTCACGACAGAGAACCTATTCGAAATTACCGACTATGCTGGATATAAGCACGAATTTTTGAAGCTGTTTGGCTTCGAGCGTGATGACGTAGATTACGACGCAGATGTGAACCCTGATGTTCACTTTGATGTCGTTACACTATAG
- a CDS encoding LysE family translocator: MPLSLWLSLAAICAMGAMSPGPSLALVLRHTLGGGRLPGMTAAIFHALGVGFYALLTVWGLGALIVRHPDLFQLVTWCGAAYLAWLGIKALRAGRGGALSPDAAVTTPRQAAKEGVLVALGNPKLIIFFVALLSQFVTPEMSVLAKAIIVATAIIIDGGWYVLVAVGLSHSRVLPWLQRHAHWINRITGVLLIALALRVVAGPIS, encoded by the coding sequence ATGCCGTTGTCACTCTGGCTATCGCTGGCCGCTATCTGTGCCATGGGGGCGATGTCACCAGGACCTAGCCTGGCACTGGTACTGCGCCATACGTTAGGAGGTGGTCGCTTACCCGGCATGACGGCTGCGATTTTTCATGCGCTGGGCGTCGGGTTTTATGCGTTGCTCACCGTATGGGGCTTAGGTGCGCTTATTGTGCGCCATCCAGATTTATTTCAACTAGTGACATGGTGCGGGGCGGCCTATTTAGCCTGGCTTGGGATAAAAGCATTACGGGCGGGCAGAGGTGGAGCGCTATCCCCCGATGCCGCAGTGACGACGCCGCGACAAGCTGCCAAGGAAGGGGTGCTGGTGGCGCTGGGTAACCCCAAGTTGATCATTTTTTTTGTGGCGCTATTAAGTCAGTTCGTGACGCCTGAAATGAGTGTACTTGCCAAGGCAATTATCGTCGCAACTGCGATTATTATTGATGGGGGCTGGTACGTTTTAGTAGCAGTAGGGCTTTCACACTCTCGTGTATTGCCTTGGCTCCAGCGCCATGCCCACTGGATCAATCGAATCACTGGGGTGCTGCTTATTGCACTGGCGCTGCGCGTTGTCGCAGGGCCGATTAGTTGA
- a CDS encoding aspartate aminotransferase family protein: MSYTPSRQDFDNYMAPNYSPQQIIPVRGEGSRLWDQQGREYIDFAGGIAVNSLGHCHPVLVNALKEQGEKLWHLSNVFTNEPALALAKTLTERTFADKVFLCSSGGEANEAALKLARRWAVDHHGEQKDKIISFYQSFHGRTFFTVSVGGQPKYSQGFGPVPGGILHANFNDLESVRKLVGDDTCAIMVEPMQGEGGIVPATQEFLQGLRDLCDEHNALLIFDEVQTGVGRSGELYAYKNFGITPDILTSAKSLGGGFPIGATLTTDAIAKSLAIGTHGSTYGGNALASAVALAAVEFIDTPEVLNGVKHRHDLFREHLETINRKYGVFKEIRGMGMLMGAQMSDAFEGRAKDILPLAIEEGVMALIAGPNVLRMAPSLVIPEEDIAEGMARLERAIERLVASA; this comes from the coding sequence ATGAGCTACACCCCAAGCCGTCAGGATTTCGATAACTACATGGCGCCAAACTACTCGCCACAACAGATTATTCCAGTGCGTGGCGAAGGCAGCCGCTTGTGGGATCAGCAGGGGCGTGAATATATCGACTTTGCTGGTGGTATTGCAGTGAACTCGCTTGGCCACTGTCACCCGGTGCTAGTGAATGCGCTTAAAGAGCAGGGCGAAAAGCTTTGGCACCTGTCTAACGTATTCACCAACGAGCCAGCACTGGCGCTTGCCAAAACACTCACTGAGCGTACTTTTGCCGATAAAGTGTTCTTGTGCTCATCCGGTGGCGAAGCTAACGAAGCGGCGCTGAAGCTAGCCCGCCGTTGGGCGGTAGACCACCATGGCGAGCAGAAAGATAAAATTATCTCGTTTTATCAGTCTTTCCATGGCCGCACTTTCTTCACCGTGAGTGTGGGTGGTCAACCCAAGTATTCTCAAGGCTTTGGCCCAGTGCCAGGCGGCATTCTGCATGCCAACTTCAATGACCTGGAAAGCGTACGCAAGCTAGTGGGCGACGATACCTGTGCCATTATGGTTGAGCCGATGCAGGGCGAAGGCGGCATTGTTCCCGCTACCCAAGAGTTCCTTCAGGGCCTGCGTGATCTGTGTGACGAACACAACGCGCTACTGATTTTTGACGAAGTACAAACGGGCGTTGGCCGCAGCGGTGAACTTTACGCCTACAAAAATTTCGGTATCACTCCGGATATTCTCACCAGTGCCAAGTCATTGGGCGGCGGCTTCCCGATTGGTGCCACCTTAACCACGGATGCGATTGCGAAATCTCTGGCAATTGGTACCCATGGCTCTACCTACGGTGGCAATGCGTTGGCATCTGCGGTTGCTCTGGCGGCTGTGGAATTCATTGATACTCCTGAAGTACTTAACGGCGTTAAGCATCGTCACGACCTGTTCCGTGAACATTTAGAAACCATCAACCGCAAATATGGCGTATTTAAAGAAATTCGCGGTATGGGAATGCTGATGGGCGCACAAATGTCGGATGCCTTCGAAGGCCGCGCTAAAGACATTCTGCCGCTGGCTATTGAAGAGGGTGTGATGGCCCTGATTGCTGGTCCCAACGTGCTACGCATGGCGCCATCTTTAGTCATTCCGGAAGAAGATATTGCTGAGGGTATGGCGCGTTTAGAGCGTGCTATTGAGCGGCTAGTTGCCAGCGCATGA
- a CDS encoding ABC transporter ATP-binding protein/permease, translating to MFRYFETRVNPYPEGEVATPPKGLLPFIWHFSRPVWPWLLLMSVATALVSAAEVVFFSYMGDLVDWLGNVERANFWSDHGLWLAGVGLLVIIGLPLLVLAQSLVTHQSIFGNYPMIGRWLSHRHMLSQSLAFYQDEFAGRVSQKVMQTALAIRETVTKVMDLMVYAIVYFTGAAILLGRADPWLLLPLGLWLIGYLGIMRFFVPRLRDVSMAQADARAQMTGRVVDSYSNIQTIKLFADTEREQSYAKDAMQGFMDTVHRQMRLVTIMSVCLTLLNTLLLVGTAGMAISVWYFDAISLGVLAIAIALVMRIRFMSDWILWEVAGLFENIGTVQDGMNTIAQDPTIKDASNAKALAVPNGEIVFDALRFQYAQAKGESKNVFDGLSLTIKPGEKIGLIGRSGAGKSTLANLLLRFYDLQGGRILIDGQNIADVTQTSLRHQIGMVTQDTSLLHRSLRDNIRYGSPHASDDDVWQAVCRAHADTFINELVDPKGRRGLDAHVGERGVKLSGGQRQRIAIARVLLKNAPILVLDEATSALDSEVEAAIQEQLDSLMEGKTVIAIAHRLSTIAMLDRLIVVDEGRMVESGTHQELLAQNGIYASLWQRQSGGFLGHDLDLGLDTDPSALISY from the coding sequence CTGTTCCGTTACTTTGAAACGCGGGTGAACCCCTATCCCGAAGGTGAGGTTGCCACGCCACCAAAAGGTCTGCTGCCGTTTATTTGGCATTTTTCGCGCCCTGTATGGCCGTGGCTATTGCTGATGTCGGTCGCGACTGCCTTGGTTTCCGCGGCGGAGGTGGTGTTTTTTAGTTATATGGGCGACTTGGTCGATTGGCTGGGTAACGTAGAACGCGCGAATTTCTGGTCGGATCACGGGCTTTGGCTGGCAGGCGTGGGCTTGTTAGTGATTATCGGCCTGCCGCTACTGGTACTGGCGCAGTCTCTGGTGACCCACCAAAGCATCTTCGGTAACTACCCGATGATCGGCCGCTGGCTTTCTCACCGCCATATGCTTAGCCAAAGCTTGGCCTTTTATCAGGATGAGTTTGCAGGGCGAGTGTCGCAAAAAGTCATGCAAACAGCGTTGGCCATTCGTGAGACTGTCACCAAAGTGATGGATCTAATGGTTTACGCCATTGTGTACTTCACTGGGGCGGCAATTTTATTAGGCCGTGCAGACCCGTGGCTGTTGCTGCCGCTGGGGCTTTGGTTGATCGGTTATTTAGGCATTATGCGCTTTTTTGTCCCGCGCTTGCGCGACGTTTCGATGGCTCAGGCCGATGCTCGTGCCCAGATGACGGGGCGCGTGGTTGATAGTTACAGCAATATCCAAACGATTAAACTGTTCGCTGATACCGAACGTGAACAGAGCTACGCCAAGGATGCGATGCAAGGTTTTATGGATACGGTACATCGTCAAATGCGGCTAGTCACCATCATGAGCGTTTGCCTGACGCTGCTCAATACGCTGCTACTGGTGGGAACGGCGGGTATGGCGATTAGCGTTTGGTATTTTGACGCTATTTCTCTGGGCGTGTTAGCGATTGCGATAGCCCTGGTCATGCGTATCCGCTTTATGTCGGATTGGATTTTATGGGAAGTGGCGGGCCTGTTTGAAAATATTGGTACGGTGCAAGATGGTATGAATACCATCGCCCAGGACCCCACGATCAAAGATGCGTCGAATGCCAAAGCGCTTGCGGTGCCCAATGGCGAAATTGTGTTTGATGCGCTGCGCTTTCAGTACGCCCAGGCTAAAGGTGAAAGTAAAAACGTCTTTGACGGGTTGAGCCTGACGATTAAACCTGGCGAAAAAATTGGCCTGATTGGCCGATCCGGAGCGGGTAAGTCCACCCTGGCCAACCTGTTGCTGCGCTTTTATGACCTACAGGGCGGGCGTATCCTGATTGATGGACAGAATATTGCTGACGTTACTCAGACTTCATTGCGTCATCAGATTGGCATGGTAACTCAGGATACCTCGCTGCTGCACCGTTCGCTGAGAGACAATATTCGCTACGGTAGCCCTCATGCCAGCGATGATGATGTGTGGCAAGCAGTGTGCCGCGCCCATGCAGATACGTTTATTAACGAGCTGGTCGACCCTAAAGGGCGGCGCGGTTTAGACGCCCATGTCGGCGAGCGCGGTGTGAAACTCTCCGGTGGACAACGCCAGCGTATTGCCATTGCTCGCGTGCTGCTAAAAAACGCCCCTATTCTGGTGCTGGACGAGGCTACCTCAGCGTTGGATTCCGAAGTGGAAGCCGCGATTCAAGAGCAACTCGACTCGCTGATGGAAGGCAAAACGGTGATCGCCATTGCTCATCGACTCTCAACCATTGCGATGCTTGACCGGTTAATTGTGGTCGATGAAGGTCGTATGGTGGAGAGTGGTACACACCAGGAGCTGCTGGCACAGAACGGCATTTACGCCAGCTTGTGGCAGCGCCAGTCTGGTGGCTTTTTGGGGCACGATCTTGATCTTGGCCTTGATACTGACCCCAGTGCCCTCATTTCATATTAG
- a CDS encoding mechanosensitive ion channel family protein, whose translation MDDQEQYAKLFNDIDSQALITLGVILASTVLLIIVSQRGLNWLANRLHGQVRFRVFALVPLTRLLILITALAVAVPIVIEPSLRNMVTLLGAIGLAIGFALKDYVSSLIAGVVSAVELPYRPGDWVNIEGTYGEVKHVGMRTVEIVTPDDDLVAVPHLKLWDSAIYNANNGDVSLQCVASFYLHPEHEAGWVRKALRDVALTSAYLKFDKPIIVVAEEKPWGTHYRIRAYPVDPRQQFLFITDLTVRGKQVLSAAGVTPALLPPDAALDSQGATS comes from the coding sequence ATGGACGATCAAGAGCAGTACGCCAAGCTGTTTAATGATATTGATAGTCAAGCGCTGATTACCTTAGGAGTCATTCTAGCGAGTACGGTGCTATTGATTATTGTCAGCCAACGAGGGTTGAACTGGTTAGCCAATCGCTTGCATGGCCAAGTGCGGTTTAGAGTATTTGCGCTGGTGCCACTCACCCGGTTATTGATTTTAATTACCGCACTGGCTGTGGCCGTTCCTATCGTTATTGAGCCTTCATTGCGCAATATGGTGACGCTGCTGGGTGCCATTGGCCTAGCGATTGGCTTTGCTTTAAAAGATTATGTAAGTAGCTTAATTGCCGGAGTAGTATCTGCCGTTGAATTACCCTACCGGCCAGGGGATTGGGTCAACATTGAAGGGACTTACGGCGAAGTAAAGCACGTTGGCATGCGCACAGTAGAAATAGTAACGCCCGACGATGATTTGGTGGCGGTGCCTCATCTTAAACTTTGGGATTCTGCTATTTATAACGCTAACAATGGCGACGTTAGTCTTCAGTGCGTGGCAAGTTTTTATCTTCACCCGGAGCACGAAGCTGGCTGGGTGCGTAAAGCGTTACGAGACGTCGCGTTAACCAGTGCTTACCTTAAGTTTGATAAGCCGATTATTGTCGTAGCGGAGGAGAAACCTTGGGGCACGCATTACCGTATTCGCGCTTATCCGGTGGATCCACGGCAGCAGTTTTTGTTTATCACTGATTTGACCGTGCGCGGTAAACAAGTGCTAAGCGCAGCGGGCGTTACTCCGGCGTTGTTACCGCCTGATGCAGCCTTGGACTCACAGGGTGCCACTAGTTAA
- a CDS encoding NAD(P)-dependent alcohol dehydrogenase, with protein MQAIQLREPGGLAKLDVVELTAPGEPGPGEIKVRLHASSLNFHDYAVVAGMIPTTDGRIPMSDGAGVVEAVGEGVSEFAVGDAVVSTFFPDWLEGPARVGDFTTTPGDGIDGYAREQVVAAATSFTHQPQGYSHAESATLTTAGLTAWRALVVDGGLKAGDTVLVLGTGGVSIFALQFAKMMGARVIATSSSNEKLNRLRELGAEHTINYKETPDWGKAVKALTNGEGVDHVVEVGGPGTLPQSIDAVKIGGHIALIGVLTGREGEIPTAKLMAKQAKLQGLIVGSLRHQIEMIHAIEAANVKPIIDREFALSDIADAFRHQESGKHFGKICLTF; from the coding sequence ATGCAAGCCATTCAGCTTCGAGAGCCCGGCGGTTTAGCTAAACTGGACGTGGTTGAACTAACGGCGCCAGGTGAGCCTGGTCCCGGTGAAATTAAAGTACGTCTGCACGCCAGTTCACTTAACTTCCATGACTATGCCGTGGTGGCGGGGATGATTCCCACCACAGATGGCCGTATTCCCATGTCGGATGGTGCCGGTGTGGTCGAAGCGGTTGGGGAAGGCGTTAGCGAGTTCGCAGTCGGTGATGCAGTTGTGTCGACGTTTTTCCCTGATTGGCTGGAAGGGCCCGCGCGAGTAGGCGACTTCACCACCACGCCAGGGGATGGCATTGATGGCTATGCTCGCGAGCAAGTGGTGGCCGCCGCTACCTCGTTCACCCATCAGCCGCAAGGTTACAGTCATGCGGAGTCTGCGACACTGACGACCGCAGGCTTGACCGCTTGGCGGGCATTAGTCGTTGATGGTGGATTAAAAGCAGGAGACACCGTGCTGGTGTTGGGCACCGGGGGTGTTTCCATTTTTGCGCTACAGTTTGCCAAGATGATGGGCGCGCGGGTAATTGCCACATCGTCTTCTAATGAAAAACTGAACCGCCTGCGCGAGCTGGGCGCTGAACACACCATCAACTATAAAGAAACGCCTGATTGGGGTAAGGCCGTTAAGGCGTTAACGAATGGTGAAGGCGTCGATCATGTTGTTGAAGTGGGCGGCCCTGGTACGCTGCCGCAATCGATTGATGCGGTGAAAATTGGCGGGCATATCGCGCTGATTGGTGTGCTAACCGGTCGGGAAGGCGAAATACCAACAGCCAAGCTGATGGCTAAGCAAGCTAAGCTGCAAGGGCTTATTGTGGGTAGTCTTCGTCATCAAATCGAGATGATTCATGCTATCGAAGCGGCTAATGTGAAGCCGATTATTGACCGTGAGTTTGCACTGAGCGACATTGCTGATGCCTTCCGCCACCAGGAATCCGGCAAACACTTCGGCAAGATTTGTCTGACTTTCTAG
- a CDS encoding glutathione peroxidase gives MMIYEQDCYTHQGKPFNLRALRGQVLLVVNVASKCGFTPQLKELESLYQRYRDRGFTVLGFPCNQFGKQSPESAEAFCIFGEQQFGVSFPLMEKVSVNGPNAHPLFVVLKQEAPGVLGTKAIKWNFTKFLVGRDGRVIARFAPNDHGLSLRLALEAALDKE, from the coding sequence ATGATGATTTATGAGCAGGATTGTTATACCCATCAAGGCAAGCCGTTTAACTTGCGGGCGCTGCGCGGGCAGGTGTTGTTGGTCGTTAATGTGGCCAGTAAGTGTGGCTTTACTCCGCAGTTAAAAGAGCTGGAAAGTTTGTACCAGCGCTACCGAGACCGTGGCTTTACGGTGCTTGGCTTCCCCTGTAACCAGTTTGGTAAGCAGTCGCCGGAGAGTGCAGAGGCTTTCTGTATCTTCGGCGAACAGCAGTTTGGCGTCAGCTTTCCACTCATGGAAAAAGTATCAGTGAATGGCCCAAACGCCCATCCGCTGTTTGTGGTGCTTAAACAAGAAGCACCGGGCGTGTTAGGCACCAAAGCGATCAAGTGGAATTTTACCAAGTTCTTGGTGGGACGCGATGGCAGGGTGATCGCGCGATTTGCTCCCAACGATCATGGTCTGTCACTGCGGCTTGCGCTGGAAGCCGCCCTTGATAAAGAGTAA